GATTTGATCTAGAACGAACCTGAAAGCTTTTTTAGTATcacaagaaaaatatttatgatatattgattatatattattatattgctctATTTTACTGTAACTTAGATGGTTGAAGATGTTCTAAAGAACAAACCAGGAGGAGAGAGGATCATCAATGAGTATGCCCGGACAAAAAGCCTAACGGATAGCAGGCGGCGTGACATGGTCAAGATATTAGTTGCACATATGACAAGTGAACATGGGTATGCTGACATAGTTATTTCATAAGTATATATATGATAaattcatttatcatttattcattcatttattttcttagaGGTGGTATTTAGACTTTcaactttgtgtttgtctgtgtaggACAAGTCCTTCAAGACGTGTCAAAGAGAAATATGCAAAGGGTATCATCACGCTGTTCCCATACCTGGCTGATCCTAGGAGCAGGCTGGGCTATGTAAGTACAAAAAAGAATAAGTTCAAACAATTTACTTTTCACTCGTGAATGTAAGACATTTTTCAGGCATGAAATATATGTAGAATTTACTTTACAGTTTGGCTCTGGATTGAGTAAAGctgaagatgtttttcttttcgcaggactttcctctgtgctgcctTTTCTTAACTCTCATTATTTAAATCCCTTTAGAGTTCAGCGCTCCAGTCCCGAGCAAGGGAGCTCAATTGCTGCAATTTTCAGATTGAAagtgtaaatatattttaacatgttaattaaaatatttcatttaattttaggaGCATTTTTACAATGCAGAAGATGGGAGTGGTTACCTGGCTTGGAGATTGAAGTTTATCCAAAAGGAAGCTTCTAATGGACAAAACAAGACTCCCAGAATGTCAAAAACGCAAATGGGTATGTGATATTGTTAGTAGTTATAATTCAAGTCTCACTTATCTGGAGACTAAACTGCATGCATGAAAATTCTAGCTGAGTTCTCAAGCCTTGTAGGACACGGTGTCACTTTTTTGTCTTATTCATATCCACTGTTAGGGGGCCCAACATCTGATAGAGACTGTTTCAGAGAAGACAACTGCCTAATGACAGACAGCTTGTGTTCTGAGGCTATTGCACTGATGAAACATACAGCTGATGAAGGAATTGttatgatgaagatgaagcagACCTTCAACTATCGCCAAAAGATGATTCATGATCCAGTGAAGTCATCTGATATCTTTTTGGACTTCCCAAGATTCCTGGATATAGGAGGATTAGTATGTTTATCTTACCTTCAACTTCCCTCACTGTTACATTTATAAGTTGAGGTGCATCTGAGAAAAAAGTGAGTATAAAAGTTGTTTGATACAAGGAGTTTCAAAAACTTAATTTCATCTCTTCTGCAGATTGAACAAGATTTTACTTAGATGTTCGATGAAGCCACCTCTGTGAAGTTCCTGGAGAAGTGGCCCACTATCTACAAGCAGAAAGTCCTCGAACAAAGCCGTGGTCTCACGCAATCAGATGACCTTCAGTACCTTGTGCAAAATGCTGAATGCACAATAGAAGTGGAAAATGGTGAGATAAAATAAATGGAATTTTATTGTTATGTTTTAATTGGAGCATTTGAAAGTGTAACACCGTCACCTGCtgtcgcttttttttttttcaaaactttatAATGTAAGTGTTAACAGAGTTGCAGATAACGTGTTTTGGCAGCTAATTATTGTTTCCAATTTACTTATGTTTCCAGGATGGGACAGTGACATGTCATCCATTTTGATCCTTGTACACCTGTTACCACCATCACCTCATGGCCGCAAGAGACCAGGAAAGCTCTCAGCCAGACAAGCCTGTGACCATCTTGTCAAGTTTGTCAAGGTAAAGTTACAGTAAAGGAAACATAACTAGTTATATTTACATTGATAACAATATTTCAGACGAACTAAAAGGTATATGTTTAAATACAACTATGAATTTAGTCATTACCAAGAGATGTATACAGCTCAGTCAAGCAGCCTTTATGTCTTCCACAACCATATGTAGGCTGTATTTGCAACATCACACATTTCTTTTATCACTTGAGTAAAGTACACAAACAACAAGTCATTCCAAACTTTAAGTTCATTGTAAATAGAAATGCTACAATTTCAACAAATTAACTGTCATGGTAATTAACATATTTATATAGATTATATCTGCATATAGATTTTTGTAGATATACAGATAACAGATACTAGTTTTGACAAGCTAGTAGTTAAAATTGAActagttttgtctgttttgtatcTGTCCTTAATTCTGTcagcttcttgttttttaacCGAAGTCTTATCATGTTGGAACGTTTATCTGTCTTTGTGTCACAGACGGGAACTAGCATCCAGGGGCATCTCGATGGCATCACGGAGAGCCTTCAACCATACCTTCTTGCAGTGGGCACTCAGAGG
The DNA window shown above is from Astatotilapia calliptera chromosome 11, fAstCal1.2, whole genome shotgun sequence and carries:
- the LOC113032211 gene encoding uncharacterized protein LOC113032211 isoform X2 → MQAVRVKYREQQKYICFEGQLTYTSFLECVAKKFNIPNLDFKVFDDSKTEVDEDVFDFLMKKQNLGVLEICQAQGPNPDDSSASTSFTSSSGEIEVDSDDTILLEHSPTTRRRADDTSLARMVEDVLKNKPGGERIINEYARTKSLTDSRRRDMVKILVAHMTSEHGTSPSRRVKEKYAKGIITLFPYLADPRSRLGYEHFYNAEDGSGYLAWRLKFIQKEASNGQNKTPRMSKTQMGGPTSDRDCFREDNCLMTDSLCSEAIALMKHTADEGIVMMKMKQTFNYRQKMIHDPVKSSDIFLDFPRFLDIGGLIEQDFT
- the LOC113032211 gene encoding uncharacterized protein LOC113032211 isoform X1; amino-acid sequence: MQAVRVKYREQQKYICFEGQLTYTSFLECVAKKFNIPNLDFKVFDDSKTEVDEDVFDFLMKKQNLGVLEICQAQGPNPDDSSASTSFTSSSGEIEVDSDDTILLEHSPTTRRRADDTSLARMVEDVLKNKPGGERIINEYARTKSLTDSRRRDMVKILVAHMTSEHGTSPSRRVKEKYAKGIITLFPYLADPRSRLGYEHFYNAEDGSGYLAWRLKFIQKEASNGQNKTPRMSKTQMGGPTSDRDCFREDNCLMTDSLCSEAIALMKHTADEGIVMMKMKQTFNYRQKMIHDPVKSSDIFLDFPRFLDIGGLVCLSYLQLPSLLHL